AGGTCTTTCATTGCAGAAGACAGATTTTTGATGCCCAACAGGCTGCCCGTGCTGGCAAATTTCAAATGGGACATCTTTTGCATGAAGTTGCAGAGGGTCGTAGGCCCAttttcctggtccttgtggagCACCTCTGGTGGTTCTTGGTATGAAGATGCAGCAGATGTTGTTGCTGTCGTCGTAACAGTCGAGCCCTTGGCGTTCATTGATAAGTTGTGTATAAGATCATCGAATGATGTCACTGAATCATTCCTGAAACGATTATACTTTGTACGGTGAAGCATGCCCTTCTATATGGTTTTCTGTACACGTATATCCAGATCTGATGCAAACTTAGAATGCATTTGTTCCACTATGCCAGACCTCTCATAGTGCCAACAGCAACCTGCTAAACCCAGGCAAATAAATACCCACAGAAATGCATCTCCAAAGTGCACAGGTAAGGGCCTGGTACAGTAGTACTTTGCTAAGACAGAGAACACCGTCCTGCTTGGAGCTGCCAAGCTGCTCGCAGCAAAAGCATGACTCACACAAATGAGAAGACCCTTTTCAACAAAAGGCTCACTGAACACTGCAAATCACTTCCTGTTGCAAAACCATCCACCCACTTACAGCACACTAGAACCAATCAATTTTCAAATTTCCCATTCCCATTTTGAAAGAAAGGCATTTTCATCCAAAGCCGTGGAATTTTTCTTTATCCGAAAGTAAACTGCTCTAATCACCAGGAATTTCACCTTCAACAAAATTATTCCTTCTTATATATGTTATTGTGCTCGAACTCATCAAGCTATACAACCTTCCCTTTCTGAATACAGCTGTTATATAGCTTTACAAAAATCCCTGCATACGTCTATGTGGATTAAACAACACATCAAACGACAGAAAACCATCTAATCTTATTCATACAAAGTCACAATCCTGGATTTGAACAGAAAAGGAACTGAGAAATACAGCTTTAACTTTCTGCAATAATACAGACGAGTGTAATAAAAACCATAAAATCAAATACATCTGCTCTAATTTATATAATTCCATTACATTCATTTCAATTTTAAAATCGAGTATCGAAAGACAAAATAAAATATACTACTGAGCATTTTCACACTTTCCTCATTTAGcaacatttttacaaaataaaattCTCAGAATACTGTACAACTAAGACAGAGCAACAGCAGCTTCAGCATTTTTTCGATAGTGGTTTATTCCATTAAAATGAATTGAACTGTTTTCCAGATCCATAAGGCAGTATTAAATAGTGCTTTTCATTTTTACCCACCATTTTAGTGATAAGTTCCTCCTTCACTGCAGAGATACACCATTATTAAGAGGCATAATGCAAATCTCATTCATAATTTCTGCTGCATTAATTTCTCAATATTTTAACACAGCTCCCATGCATTCTGGTTAGAAAAGAATTAGGTTTTAATACAATACCATCTCATTCCAGCATgtacaaaaaaaaagatttttttaatcCAGTGGGAAAGTGATGTTTCAAATCATTTATATTTATTTGAATGAAATGGTAAGGGCACATACCAATAATTCTGTGAATGAAATAAGGTCttgctgcatctgccaaacaatcCCTTGGGTGCTAATGGCTTTATCCAATGAAAAAGAACTTGGATGACTCATTCAGGATAGGATTTCTGAATAGTGGATTCTTCCATTTTCCTAACAGGTGTGTTTCTTTCATATATACAAAATAAACTAATTACTTCAATTCAGTGGCATCTGCTTGAAATTTAACCACACAAAATGCACATTTAAAAATGATTGAGGCAGAATTGAGATGCTAATTTAATTATAGCTGTCTCCTTCACATATATTTTTATCTGACCCCCAAGAAGATGCATCCAACTGGTCCATTCACATCGGCAAAGTGGATACATACCATTCTGTTCAATTTTTCTGTGCTTTGAATGTTAATTATTTTATTGAAAATATCAGACTGTTGCAGATATCAGACtaaggaaaaaaatatttttgattatatGTCTGCGCTGTAAAGTCGCGCCCAGACAATAGATTTTTACCTCCATATGGTATCTATAGTAATTAAATCAAGAATAACATGAATttgtttattatgtaaaagaaagcTCGAAGTAGGATTTTTTGACACCACATAAAAATGGCAAACAAAATATTGTGTATTTATCATATCAGATTAATATTCAAGTGCATGGGGTATACTGAATATCGTGGTAAATATGCAAAATTATTTATTCAGCAAGCTGAACCATTTAAAGAGCCACtgttttaaattatttgaaaataatattaCTTGCTGCGTGCTATTCATGATCAAAGAAAAGGTAAAGAATTTAAGGTCTGTgatttttttatttatatttataacgTCCAATTGAAAACTTGTCTGAATTTTCAGGTTAATGAGATACAATGAAACATTTGTTACCAAATCAATCCTTTATTGTAAAATAAATGCACTGTGGCTAGAGACATTGTAATTCTAAATTCCATTTTGTTCAGATCAAGGAGAAAATATTTGATGTGTTCTATTTTTGCATTATCCCTGTTGATACATTCATAAattctatggtagacaaaaatgctgaagaaactcagcgggtgaggcagcatctatggaacgaaggaaataggcaatgtttcaggtcgagacccttcttcagtgatgtgagggtgggggggggggggcgggaagaagataggaagaggtggagacagtgggctgagggagagctgtgaaggggaagagaaagtagggactacctgaaattagagaagtcaatgttcataccactgaggtgcaaactgaccaagcgaaatatgaggtgctgctcatccaatttatggtggtcctcactctggccatggaggagacccaggacagaaaggtcggattcggaatgggagggggagttgaagtgctgaacgactgggagatcaggttggttattgcgaaccgagcggaggtgttggacaaagcgatcgccaagcctacgcttggtctcaccgatgtagagcagctgacatctagagcagcggatgcaatagatgagtttggaggaggtgcaggtgaacttctgccgcaccttgaaagactgcttgggtccttgaatggagtcaaggggggaggtaaagcgacaggtgtagcatttcctgtggttgcaagggaaagtgccaggagagggggtggttcgggtgggaagggacgaattgaccagggagttacggagggagcggtctttgcggaaagcagacaggggaggagatgggaagatgtggcaagtggtgggatcactttggcggtggcgaaaatgtcggaggattatttcttgtatgtgacgggtggtagggtggaaggtgaagacaagcGGGACTctgccttgttacgagtggggggatagggagtgagagcagagtcacggggtatagaggagaccctggtgagagcctcgtctACAGTAGAAGAGGGgatcccccgttccctgaagaatgaggacatctccgatgccctggtgtgaaacacctcatcctgggtgcagatgcggcttagactgaggaattgggaataggggatggagtccttacaggaagcagggtaggaagaagtgtggtccagatagccgtgggagtcagtgggtttatagtggatgtcggtcagcaatctatcacctgcgatggagatagtgaggtcaagaaatggtagggaaatgtcggaaatggtccaggtgtatttgagtgtcggatggaagtttgtggggaaatggatgaagtcagtgagttgtgtgtgggtgcaggaggtaacaccaatgcagtcgtcgatgtagcggaggtagagttcggggatagggccctggtacgcctcgatcaaggattgtttgacgtaccctacaaagacgcaggcatagctagggcccatgcgcatgcccatagctacgccttgtatttggaggaaatgggaggagtcaagcgAAAAGTTATTAAGCGTAAGggccagctccgctaggtggaggagagtatcagtagacggggattggttggttctgcggtcgaggaagaaccggagggctttaagaccctcctggtgggggatggaggtgtagagtgactcgacatccatggtgaagatgagggaatgggggcctggaaaacggaagtcatggagtagatgaagagcgtgtgaggtgtcgtcaacataggtagggagggatttaaccaggggggataggatggagtcgaggtatgtggaaataagttcggtaggacacgaacaggcagaaacaatgggtctgtcaggtcaatcagatttgtggattttggggagaaggtagaatcgggccgtgcggggctggggaacgatgaggttggaggcttgggagggcagggagcaggAGTTGacaaagtcagtgatggtgctagaggtagtggcctggtgctcgtctgtggggtcaagaTCCAAGGATAAGGAGGTCCAAggataggaggaggtgtctgagagttggcgcatgGCCTCAGCCTTGTCGAGATCAGCGTGCCAGACTACCACTGCACCTCCCTTATCGgcaggtttgatgacccagtctgggttgttgctgagtgagtggagggccgtacgttcaggggggggggagaggttagagtgagaaaggggagtggagaagttgaagcggttgATGTCCgcaggcagtttaaaataaaaaggtctaaagccggtaAATGGCCAtgaggggagtccaagaggagggggtccgttggagacaggagaaggggtcatcactggggggcAAGGACTCCTTCCAATGGAAGAATGctttgaggcggaggcgacggaagaagagctccacatcgtgttggcgcggaactcattgaggtgaggatggaggggaacaaaggtgaggcctcagctgaggacagaccattcggtatCAGAGAGGGTGAGGTcgaggggatggtgaacacacggcaaggatgggggttggggccagaggaaggcaggtgagtggactgaggtcgAGGCGATGTCTAGTGGGCTtctccttgttggcttcggaagccgcggcctccagtgcggaagcggccgttccagggttcccaggccgctgggaggactctcccgacgccggagcaacatcacccggcgagaacggcctggaacatcgggcctccgtagaggcaactgtggaggcctctatgggcccgactatgggtgaactggggttggggactggactttgtgccttccctcatggtgggagccattgtggggggatgttctttgtgtttaagactcttattggtgttatgtctgtattcttttttttgtgtgctgcaaaatggcaaaaagcatttcacttcactacacctgggtgtatgtgaatgtgactaataaaatacctttgataccttttttgggggggggtggtgggtggtcagggaggaaGGGGGTAGGAGAACTATAGTGTGGGTGTGGAagtgctggggtcacatggtttgagggggaagacccagtggaacaaccactgaggttccctgggttaaggggactagcactaggacccagcacagtcaGAGCCCGTGATGTCAGAGTCCGCAGCGTGGagactacaggcccagtgctgagccTAGGACTCAGGTAAGGCGCCGGCTGCGGCCTGCTGGagagcggtggagtggcgagggtcagtgGAGTCGACGGTGGAGGCCCGCGGGAAgtggagtccgggtcagcgggcgaAGAGTAGGAGGTCCCTGTCAGCGGATGGCCAGTAAGGCGGTGAGGTTCGGCGATCCAGGTGTGGTGGAGAGGTTCGGAGGGCTCGGTGAGGAGGCGAGGTTGGAcggtcccggtgaggcggcgaggttggacggtcccggtgaggcggcgatgttcgacggtgcggtgaggcggcgaggttcggcAATCCCGGTGAGGTGGCGAAGTGAGTAggccccggtgaggcggcgaggttcggcggtcACGTTATGGTGGCGATAGTCGGAGGAATCGGGGAGGTAGCGAGGGTCGGCGTAATCGGTGAGGGGGCGATAGTCAGAGttaccggtgaggcagcgaggaccAGCGCCCTTGGTGGGCAGGTGAAGGTCGGCAGCAGCATTGACGTGGAGGTCGGCGACGGTGGTGTCCTCGGTGGTCCGGGCCTGAGGTCGGTCCGGGAGGCGGTGAGTGCTGGTActgctcctcgtggccaagatggcgtcgtggGACTCGAGCTGGTGGTGTTCGGGCGGGCGGCGTGGGCCAGTGTAGGGGCCCGGGGCCTGCAGGTGGTCGCGTCGCGGAGTGTCGGTGGCAggagcggcctggaggcgggCGAGTTTATGGTCCTTGGTGGAGTCCAGGTGAGCCAGGAATCGTTTGTTGAAGGCGTGGAATTGCCGTAGGATGAAGTAGAgtgggggtccgttgcaggtctgggtgagtgaggcccaaAGTTTCGGGAGAGTCAAAgagaggtcctgctggtgccggcgcatcgcagcCAGAGTAGATCGCAGAGCACGGAAGGAGAATTGCCGTGTATGGCGGCAGATCGCCAGTCGGTATCTATAGTCCGGGTTGGGTCTGAACTGGGAGCTtaaggaactggagctggaaaccATGAGGTACAAGATGGAGACGCAGGCAAGTCCCTAGAAAGCAAACGTGGCTGTGGTACCGGGTCTGGGTTAGGATGTggtcgtagagttggagggaagggggaatcacagaggaggggcagtgagagagTTCTATATAGAATTCTATGTACTGTTATTCATAATCAATTGGCCTGCATGCTGCATTGGTAATTTTTTAGCAAAATGGGTTAATCAGGACCATCAGAAATTCCTGTTGCAGTATAAATTACTTCTTAAGGTAAATAATTAAAGCTGCAGTGAGAGCAAGTGCACAGGAAGCAGCACAGATTGGTTAAGGGCATTCATTTTTATCCAACCACTGAACAAAGAGAATCCTGCAATCTCACTCATTCACTGCTGCGTGACTCGCACCACAATGTGGACTGCAGCAAACAGGTCGAGAACAGCACAGACAATTGCTCTCATTACCATTAAAGCAAGATTTTTCCAAATTACAATATATGAGCTCAGTCGTGTAACTTAAAAAATAAGTTAATacttaaaaatactttaaaaacttTCATTCAGTTAATCAATTTGCTACAATTTCGGTAGACCATTACTATAACAGTCAAATCTTAATACTGTATAACTAGTTTCCAAATTTTTCATCCAATCCATGGATAAAGTAGTGCATGTAATAAATATTCCTGCAACAAGGATGGAATAGGAACGAATTACAGACATCACAAGTGATGTAGATGTCGAGGACTTTGGCAGGTTGAGTCTGAAGTACAAGATTAATCACTGCATTTGAGGTGTTCATCGAGCTTGAGGAAATGGAAGAAAAGAGGAAAAGTTTATTTCAAGTGCAGCCAAGCCTCGTTATTATCAAAATGAAAGACAGTAAAAAATGACACTCAATACAGACCGGAAATCTCAATAGTTATTACAAAGCACCAACCGCTTCCATTCATATATCATATTGATGGAGATTAATTTTAGAGGGAATAACAATTGAAGTAGAGGATGCAGGTGAAAATGCTTGGAATGGGGATATTTGTGAACACaaaaagtgttcctgttaaagatAGTTATGTGATATTTGTAAACCTTTGCCAATCAACATCCCACATAAGAAAGTATTAGGAAAGCTGTAAAATCATTTCAACCCGATGCTGGAGACAATGCAGCATTAAAGTTTGGAGCCTGCAATCAGAGCTCAAGAAATATAATTGACGGTTATTTAATCTTTCTAACAGAATCTGGTGTGGCATTAAAACATCAGTGTGTGTGGTTCAACAGATAAGCATTCCCATTTCTGCCTATTAAATCTGTTATATCTGATATCTGAACAAGCATGCAAGATAGCAATGTCTAAAAAAATGACCTCGACAAACATGGAGAAATTTCTGCCAGCACAGAATCCTAGTATAGAGACGGATGGCAGGAGCTATGGTGAGAGGATTGACATTGAGTGGTGGTCACCTGACAATGAGTGACTTAAAAAAGAGATTTGGCGGTAAACTCTGCGTTGTTGCAGTGAGAACCGTTAAGCTCAAGTGTATCAGTTCAGAGCAGCAagataatttaaggaaggacacatGACTTCCAAACTCTgaatcatatctatctatatactattaaaactctgtgtgtgtgtgtgtgtgtgtgtttatttgtgggtgtcagagtcggcctttgattccttggtccgccaaaaccacacgctgaaactccgtgttttttccatttcgctagcgaattcacttttacattcactcatgcactcctcaaaacatttggacatttttatgtacacatttttaaataaaatcccgcccccccactcactaattttgtcgccgcctgttacatatttcagtagagatttaccttgtgattttagaaatccacttcTCTGTACATTATTTTCCCGACATTTATATTAAAACTGTTGACCAAtccgaccttttttttaaatctgaccgctgcccagctgctgatgttacaataacagtgaaatttttacatcttctggtagaaaatgTCCTTataatttcaaaaatccaatcctctataaattttgtcaattatttcccgagatatttccTAAAATCTATCACCAACTGacagtttttaaaaatataacggttgcccagctgctgacctcacaatgcctttgctcgtggccacaccccctcccccccccgctctggattaatgcagctgctgtcaacgcgcatgagcagttttccacgaggtacgttaGCACACCCACCCCCCGTTCTTCAAAATGCGTAGAAAGAATGAGCGTtctgcagatcgggaggtcaccggaggtcacaACCGGTCACCGGAGGCCACCGGCTTACTTCTGAATCCTCTCCGTATCCCCCGCCCGATGGTAGAACATGGCGGCGGCCATTATCGTCGCGCGGGGCACGTGATGAGAAGGTGGCCCtcgcggccattactccctctgggaaacctGCCCCTGGAGGAGCGAGTGAAGTCACGCCCCTCCCGCTGAAAATCGAATGCGCTGCCAGTCGCGCCGCTTGGAAGTCCTTTGAAAAAAAACtggcaaccccccctcccctctctctctcgcccctttctctctcttccccctctctctctctcttcccctcgcaTCTCTcttgctctcctctctctcccccactctccactccctccctctctctcatctcctctctccctcctctacctctcgtccccctctctctcccctctctctcccctactcactccctcctctctctctcctctctctctcccctttcgctctctccccccattcctctctctcctcgcCTCAGCCATCCCCGTCTTCTGCTCCCCCTCCGTCCTCCTACCCTCCCTACCTCCCATaaactcccctcgcctccccgacCCCAATtcctccacccactccccctcccctcagctcGCACCCTCACCCCTGCCTCTcaggcccccctctctctcgccctcgtCTCTCCCACAtctcgtccccctctctctcccccctctcgtcctcccctccctctctctcctcccctccctctctcccccctcctcctccccctcccccaccctccctctccgtcctcccctccacccccctctccctctgtctcttgcccctctctctgtctctgccccttctctctctgccctcactctctacctcccctccctctctagacgcgcctgcaagTTGGTGGCTATtcgtcagtagatagggcggttatggggtaaaaggagcaaataataatattaatatatcaacgggggtagttagcgtgtgtgcgggtgggtagttagtgtgtgtgtggggtgtggttagtgtgtgtgacgccgcatgcggtggtgtgacccccccccccccccgttgagggaacagacccaacgggtctgcactggtctagtatctattaaactgtgtgtgtgtgtgtgggtgtgtgtcgtTGCGTGCGTGCGTGCCGTGGCGTGCGCGcgcagtgtgggtgtgtgtgtcattttccctttgaaacgtatctcctcgaaaaccagacgccgaaacggggacattttaacatatttcagtagagattttccttgtgatttacTGTCTTTCATTATTTTCGCGACATTttcattaaaattgttgaccaatctgactttttttttaaaatctgaccgctgcctaGCTGCTGACATTACTATAAATTTAatcaattatttcccgagatatttactaaaatttatcaccaaactgacatttaaaaaaaaaaaatggttgcccagctgctgacctcacaatgcctttgcacctggcccacctGTCTCCTGGccctgcccgccccccccccccccccccccccccagcctgcctGCTGCCCCCACCCCATCCCTTCCCGCTGTGGTTTAaagcattgtttatttattttttcattgcATTGAATTTTATTGTTTCTCATTTAACCACTAATTATTGTtcattccattgtttttcattgaattgaattgaattctttctcacttaacatcactaattcttaacattgaCTTTTATCGTtccaaagacagtttaaaaaaaataaatttgctgtGTCCATTGACAAGCTTAGAGCGGACACcgctgtgtgtgttgtgtgtgtgtgtggtgtgtgggggggggggggggtggtagtatgtgtgtgtgatgcagCAGGCTCCTCCCTGGAATTCCTAGAGCTGGCCGACAGCTTTGTGCATTGAGACGCAcctcttcatttccagaacatttgaACGCGTGACGCACCGGTTGCATATTCGCTCGATCGTCACTCTTCGCTTCATCTCTTTCTCCCAGTAGAAAAGGGATCGACTCTCTATCGACCTTTCTATCAAAAAtacctcctctcacccctcccaccccccctccccacgctcCCTCCCTAAACACCTCCCTTCAACCACtcacctaccccctccctccatcccatctcctccccaccctccctccccttcaccactcacctaccccctcccctccatcccatctccaccccaccctccatccatccccctcccttcccccccccccctctaccctccctggccaaagatggccaaaagtcacagccGTTAGTGGCagagtttttttctaaaatcaatatacagaacaacaggaagtggtcaagatcagacttttagtaatatagatattgacATGGCTACTAGCTGCTCCATCATGGGGGGAAAAGAAGTTCAGTTAAACtttagcaggatcttgatcagttgggaaaGTTGCCTGggaaatggttaatggagtttaatacagataagcacagggtgttgcatttttggaagtcaaactTGGGCAGGATGTTCACtgtaaatggcagggccctggggagtagtgtagagcagagggacctgGGAGTGCAAGTaaatagttccttgaaaatgacattacaggtgaggctgcatttgaggcattgtgttcagttttggtcaccctgctgtcgggagggtgttgttaagttggaaagaatgtgaagaagatttacaaggatgttgccaagacttgagggcagagctataggaagaggttaggcaggccaggactttattcgttgaagcggaggaggatgagggggagttcTTAGATTACGAGGGTAATAGATAGGGTAAAGTctagttttttacccagagtaggggaattacctagtcttttacccagagtaggggaatcacgaaccagggaacataggtttaaggtgagaggagaaagatttatagAAACCCAagcagcaactttttcacatttaGAATTAGCTGCCACATGGTGGTtaaagcaggtactataatagcatttaaaagatatttggacaggtacctggataggaaaagtttacaaggatatgggccaaaagcaggcaggtggaattagtgcagatggggcatcttggttggcatgggcgaagggcctgttttcatgctgtatgactatgattctaagtaCAATTAACAAACAAGTATTGACGTTGATATTATATTTTATTAAGATCCTGGTAATATTAAAGAAATAGAATGCATAGTCCTGCATAATGGCAAAATGTTTGTCATTATAGTAGCCAATATGGGAATAAACTAACTCAGCGCCAATATGGGAATAAACTAATTCAGATGGGGAGATTGGCTGAATACAGGATGGATAGGGAAAATATATTTTGCTTGAATTCGTAATGGTCAGATCAAAAGAAACTTCTGAAATAACGTTCAAGAATTCATACATGAGCTTTAAATTGCATAAATATCGTCAAATGTTAAAATAATCTCCTGTAAACCTAG
The DNA window shown above is from Amblyraja radiata isolate CabotCenter1 chromosome 3, sAmbRad1.1.pri, whole genome shotgun sequence and carries:
- the LOC116971545 gene encoding uncharacterized protein LOC116971545 — its product is MVSSSSSLSSQFRPNPDYRYRLAICRHTRQFSFRALRSTLAAMRRHQQDLSLTLPKLWASLTQTCNGPPLYFILRQFHAFNKRFLAHLDSTKDHKLARLQAAPATDTPRRDHLQAPESHDAILATRSSTSTHRLPDRPQARTTEDTTVADLHVNAAADLHLPTKGAGPRCLTGNSDYRPLTDYADPRYLPDSSDYRHHNVTAEPRRLTGAYSLRHLTGIAEPRRLTKVKAVFLSSFSVQIQDCDFV